From the Lathyrus oleraceus cultivar Zhongwan6 chromosome 4, CAAS_Psat_ZW6_1.0, whole genome shotgun sequence genome, one window contains:
- the LOC127137527 gene encoding U11/U12 small nuclear ribonucleoprotein 31 kDa protein, with amino-acid sequence MHFIQAYLKRGCPLPSTFVEWRERLKEETSDDIDEDDDVFYYRYFASSSTPNTTTGTTSDNQPQSKPNNKGSSIGGTGEPLAPSKSTLYVSNIDYSLTNSDLHTLFSTFGRIARVTVLKDRHTRLSRGVAFVQFVSRNDAQRTVAEMNKKILNGRTLTASIAADNGRAPEFIRKRVYNTETALCYECGGHGHLSYDCPKNQLGPRPRPQPKKPRQGFSGPRDRDGEEEGDEEGEEEGGQIAAEQFDRNWASVVDDEAGERLLGRNRNDDEGLDNNKTKKKGKKAGYFSDESDHDDDD; translated from the exons ATGCATTTTATACAAGCTTATTTGAAACGAGGGTGTCCTCTACCATCAACATTCGTAGAATGGAGAGAACGTCTTAAGGAAGAAACATCTGA CGACATCGATGAAGACGACGACGTTTTCTACTACCGCTACTTCGCTTCGTCCTCAACCCCCAACACCACCACCGGCACCACATCCGATAATCAACCCCAATCAAAACCGAACAACAAAGGATCATCAATAGGAGGAACAGGTGAACCCTTAGCACCATCAAAATCGACGCTATACGTTTCTAATATAGATTACTCCCTAACAAACTCCGATCTCCATACGCTCTTCTCTACTTTCGGCCGCATCGCGCGTGTAACCGTTCTCAAAGACCGTCACACACGCCTCAGCCGCGGTGTCGCGTTTGTCCAATTCGTTTCTCGTAATGACGCCCAACGCACCGTGGCGGAGATGAATAAGAAGATTCTCAATGGAAGGACACTAACTGCTTCTATTGCTGCTGATAATGGACGTGCTCCGGAGTTTATTCGGAAGCGCGTGTACAATACTGAGACTGCTTTGTGTTATGAGTGTGGGGGGCATGGTCATTTGTCGTATGACTGTCCGAAGAATCAGTTGGGGCCGAGGCCGCGGCCTCAACCTAAGAAGCCGCGACAGGGATTTAGTGGGCCGAGGGATAGGGATGGGGAGGAGGAAGGTGATGAGGAGGGGGAGGAGGAGGGTGGTCAGATTGCTGCGGAGCAGTTTGACCGTAATTGGGCTTCTGTTGTGGATGATGAAGCGGGTGAAAGGTTGCTGGGGAGAAACAGAAATGATGACGAGGGTTTGGACAACAACAAGACgaagaagaaagggaagaaaGCTGGGTATTTCAGTGATGAGAgtgatcatgatgatgatgattga